From Xylanibacter oryzae DSM 17970, a single genomic window includes:
- a CDS encoding DNA methyltransferase yields MAKKQNLSYQDIETSLEVLKERRIHSSEVGYVILKAFGKSDADIRRYREGKGILSTYKGLLIKGLFGYKPVNSTELTSALEGMKLDPKVIKAAPKIVAVSDGETILAYDMREKESYENPLARLYCDFAFFYPLCGVERFVSVGENPADVKAAEKLAKLHDELRAYNEFSSKSELHDLNIFIARLLFCFFAEDTGIFENNLFTGSIVRYTKENGSDLADYLDAAFNVMDIKERNEDTMKIISQFPYVNGGLFSKHIQIPKMGYKARKIIIECGELDWQNINPDIFGSMIQAVVDPSVRANQGMHYTSVPNIMKVINPLFMDELREEYNKENEEYRQNKQLKEMGALSNKDFATKCQSIVKKSNALLSRMSKMKFFDPACGSGNFLIITYKSLRFLEMDILKLQQECEGEGNISAIMGSCINLRQFYGIELLDFPHEVAMLSLWLAQHQMDNKLFETFGVNTQALPLHNITQIQCGNACRLDWNVVCPHEKDDEVFVFGNPPYLGSRNQGVDQKSDIKYVIGDKGKSLDYISCWFYLANKFIEGYNAKYAFVSTNSICQGEQVAILWEDLLKTSQIFFAYQSFKWSNNAKYNAGVTVVVIGVEPKEIHSTKTIYNDSNKVEVEKINPYLLPGSSSYIHRNSSPLSADFPVLRFGSMANDGGQLVLDTFEKNDLLQKYPQLKFIIHSFIGSQEFINGQERWCLYMNDDQARIFSNIEEISKKLDLVREHRNKSSEKSTRLLAAYPNRFYFSAYKETESIIIPRVSSERREYIPIGYLNKDTIASDSAFAIYDAETWLFGILESKMHMAWVRTVGGKLKTDYRYSAQLCYNTFPFPKITDEKRAELTNAAEEVLITRAGYPEKTLAEMYDPDKMPQDLREAHNALDDIVDSCYPGYPFANDEARLECLFRLYEKMTSK; encoded by the coding sequence ATGGCTAAGAAACAAAATTTGAGCTATCAAGATATAGAGACTTCATTGGAAGTTCTCAAAGAGCGTCGTATACATTCATCAGAAGTGGGGTATGTAATACTCAAAGCCTTCGGAAAAAGTGATGCAGATATACGCCGATACCGTGAAGGCAAGGGCATACTATCTACCTATAAAGGGTTACTTATAAAGGGACTATTCGGTTATAAACCGGTTAATTCTACTGAGCTAACATCTGCATTAGAGGGTATGAAACTTGATCCTAAAGTAATAAAAGCTGCTCCAAAGATCGTTGCTGTAAGTGATGGCGAAACAATTCTGGCTTATGATATGCGCGAAAAAGAATCTTATGAGAATCCTTTGGCTCGCCTTTATTGTGATTTTGCTTTTTTCTATCCGCTATGTGGAGTGGAACGTTTCGTGTCTGTGGGTGAAAATCCGGCCGATGTAAAAGCTGCTGAGAAACTTGCCAAGTTGCATGATGAACTGCGTGCTTACAATGAATTCAGCAGCAAGAGCGAACTACATGATTTGAATATATTCATAGCCAGACTGCTTTTTTGTTTCTTTGCTGAAGATACAGGCATATTCGAGAATAATCTTTTCACAGGCTCTATAGTAAGATACACCAAAGAGAATGGCAGTGACCTTGCCGATTATCTTGATGCAGCATTTAACGTGATGGACATTAAGGAACGCAATGAGGATACAATGAAGATTATATCGCAGTTCCCTTATGTCAATGGCGGACTTTTCTCAAAGCATATCCAAATACCGAAGATGGGATATAAGGCTCGGAAGATTATCATTGAATGTGGCGAACTGGACTGGCAAAATATCAATCCTGATATTTTTGGTTCAATGATTCAGGCGGTGGTAGACCCAAGTGTGCGTGCCAACCAAGGCATGCATTACACCAGTGTACCTAACATCATGAAGGTGATTAATCCTTTGTTCATGGACGAATTGAGAGAGGAATATAATAAAGAAAATGAGGAGTACCGCCAGAACAAACAACTGAAGGAGATGGGGGCATTGAGTAACAAGGATTTTGCCACTAAATGTCAGTCGATAGTGAAGAAAAGTAATGCTCTGCTAAGCCGTATGAGCAAGATGAAATTTTTTGACCCTGCCTGTGGTAGTGGTAATTTTCTTATTATCACCTATAAGTCATTGCGATTCCTCGAAATGGATATTCTTAAACTTCAACAGGAGTGTGAAGGTGAGGGTAACATCAGTGCAATAATGGGCTCTTGCATCAATTTGCGACAGTTTTACGGCATAGAGTTGCTTGATTTCCCTCACGAAGTTGCTATGCTGTCTTTGTGGTTGGCTCAACATCAGATGGACAACAAGCTCTTTGAGACGTTTGGTGTTAATACGCAAGCTTTGCCTTTGCATAATATTACACAGATACAGTGTGGCAATGCCTGTAGGCTGGATTGGAATGTAGTTTGTCCACATGAGAAGGATGATGAAGTGTTTGTGTTTGGTAATCCACCGTATCTGGGAAGTAGAAATCAAGGAGTTGATCAAAAAAGCGATATCAAATATGTTATTGGAGATAAAGGCAAAAGCCTAGATTATATTTCATGTTGGTTCTATTTGGCTAATAAGTTTATTGAAGGATATAATGCCAAATATGCATTTGTGAGTACTAACTCAATTTGCCAAGGAGAACAAGTCGCAATACTTTGGGAAGATTTACTAAAAACATCACAAATATTCTTTGCATATCAGTCTTTTAAGTGGTCAAATAATGCCAAATATAATGCGGGGGTTACTGTCGTTGTTATAGGTGTTGAACCTAAAGAAATTCATTCTACAAAAACCATATATAACGATAGTAATAAAGTTGAAGTAGAAAAAATAAATCCATATTTATTACCAGGATCTTCTTCGTATATTCACAGAAACTCTAGTCCATTAAGCGCTGATTTTCCGGTACTTAGATTTGGTAGTATGGCAAATGATGGAGGACAATTAGTTTTAGATACTTTCGAAAAAAATGATTTATTACAAAAATATCCACAATTAAAATTCATAATACATAGTTTTATTGGTTCGCAAGAATTCATTAATGGACAGGAAAGATGGTGCTTATATATGAATGATGATCAAGCTCGCATATTTTCAAATATAGAAGAAATAAGTAAAAAATTAGATTTAGTTCGTGAACATAGAAATAAAAGTTCTGAAAAAAGCACACGTCTATTAGCTGCATATCCTAATCGTTTCTACTTTTCAGCCTATAAAGAGACAGAATCAATTATTATTCCTCGTGTTTCTTCTGAACGGCGTGAATATATTCCAATAGGATATTTAAATAAAGATACAATAGCTTCAGATTCAGCTTTCGCCATTTATGATGCTGAGACATGGCTATTCGGTATTCTTGAAAGCAAAATGCACATGGCATGGGTACGCACAGTTGGAGGAAAATTGAAAACCGATTATCGTTATTCTGCACAATTATGTTACAACACTTTCCCCTTCCCTAAGATTACAGACGAGAAGCGTGCGGAACTTACAAATGCTGCTGAAGAGGTACTTATCACCCGTGCAGGTTATCCGGAAAAAACACTTGCCGAGATGTACGACCCAGATAAAATGCCACAAGATCTCAGAGAAGCGCACAATGCTCTTGACGATATTGTGGATAGCTGCTATCCGGGTTATCCATTTGCCAATGACGAAGCTCGACTGGAGTGCCTATTTAGGCTTTACGAAAAGATGACCTCTAAATAA
- a CDS encoding GIY-YIG nuclease family protein, which yields MDIDKELDEILNDPILDISDKEKSLFDIPADMKRVQVEKSKPDYVAQRKVCENFGNYQDLFNQVHADLKAGRRSLIKVTKTYNFSAGHFYVIEGQILLLEQTGELSKSTNGLMDGRTRCIFENGTESDILLQTLRKSVVGNGYAITETQEETDQSMMADCRLSTEDKVTGYIYVLSSLSQVPEIANQKYLYKIGFTVNTVEERITDAAKDPTYLMAPVKIEASYKIVNLNSHVFETLIHQVLDTVQMQISITDNAGNVCHPKEWYVVPLPVIDTIIKKILDGSITKYSYNSQMMCLEKTIVKSESVFDTTGMKVLTLNIKKVFFDEIMKGEKKIEYRELKQTKLNKYTYIDETDGKRYLRRYDVIRLHVGYNKNSESAIVEVTDITYNEGMVEYHLGSILEHLINEV from the coding sequence ATGGATATTGATAAAGAACTTGATGAAATATTGAATGATCCAATATTGGATATATCAGACAAAGAGAAATCGCTCTTTGATATACCTGCCGATATGAAAAGGGTCCAGGTTGAGAAAAGTAAACCTGATTATGTTGCTCAACGAAAAGTTTGCGAAAACTTCGGAAATTATCAGGATCTATTCAATCAAGTACATGCCGATCTGAAAGCAGGTAGACGCAGCTTGATTAAGGTGACAAAAACTTATAATTTTAGTGCCGGACATTTCTATGTGATTGAAGGACAAATACTATTGCTGGAGCAAACAGGTGAATTGAGTAAGTCAACAAATGGCTTGATGGATGGCCGTACTCGTTGTATATTCGAAAATGGAACTGAATCTGATATATTACTTCAGACACTTCGTAAAAGTGTGGTAGGTAATGGCTATGCCATCACTGAAACGCAAGAGGAAACTGACCAATCAATGATGGCTGATTGCCGTCTATCTACTGAAGATAAAGTGACCGGATATATCTATGTGTTGAGTTCACTTTCACAGGTTCCTGAGATTGCTAATCAGAAATATCTTTATAAGATAGGTTTCACCGTAAATACTGTAGAAGAAAGAATCACAGATGCAGCAAAAGACCCTACTTATCTTATGGCACCTGTAAAAATAGAAGCTTCTTACAAGATAGTAAACTTGAACAGTCATGTATTTGAAACATTGATTCATCAAGTGCTTGATACTGTTCAGATGCAAATAAGTATAACAGATAACGCCGGTAATGTATGTCATCCAAAAGAATGGTATGTGGTACCTCTGCCTGTAATTGATACAATTATCAAGAAAATATTGGATGGGAGTATTACTAAATATTCATATAATTCGCAGATGATGTGTTTGGAAAAGACAATTGTCAAGTCAGAGTCTGTATTTGACACAACGGGTATGAAGGTTTTGACGCTGAACATTAAGAAAGTATTCTTTGATGAGATTATGAAAGGCGAAAAGAAAATAGAATACCGTGAATTGAAGCAAACGAAACTTAATAAGTATACTTATATAGATGAAACAGATGGCAAGCGGTATCTTAGACGTTATGATGTCATTCGTCTACACGTGGGATATAATAAAAATAGCGAGAGTGCAATAGTAGAAGTGACTGATATCACTTATAACGAAGGGATGGTGGAATATCATTTAGGTAGCATTCTTGAACATTTAATTAATGAGGTATAA
- a CDS encoding BRO-N domain-containing protein: MTKKEAIKLFEEKKVRMVWDDKEEKWYFSIVDVVAVLTESKDYLTARKYWNKLKQRLKEEGNETVTNCHQLKMHAADGKMRLTDVADTEQLFRLIQSIPSPKAEPFKLWMAEVARQRLDQLQDPELSIHQALEDYRRLGYSDNWINQRLKSIEIRKGLTDQWKSHEVKEGQEFATLTDIIYNSWVGLSAKEYKQLKGLKKENLRDNMTNEELVLNMLAELSTTSITKVKNPQGLAENSKCAAEGGNVAAVARKELESKTGRSVISPLSAKRFFESQLPNKDKENEEDNGE; this comes from the coding sequence ATGACAAAGAAAGAAGCAATCAAACTATTTGAGGAAAAGAAAGTCCGCATGGTGTGGGACGACAAAGAAGAGAAATGGTATTTCTCCATTGTAGATGTGGTGGCTGTGCTGACCGAGAGTAAAGACTATCTCACTGCACGTAAATATTGGAACAAGTTAAAGCAACGCTTGAAAGAGGAAGGAAATGAAACGGTGACAAATTGTCACCAGTTGAAAATGCATGCTGCCGACGGCAAGATGCGACTTACCGATGTTGCTGATACAGAACAACTGTTTCGTCTTATACAGTCTATTCCTTCGCCCAAAGCTGAACCATTCAAACTGTGGATGGCAGAGGTAGCACGCCAACGTCTTGACCAGTTGCAAGACCCAGAACTCTCAATCCATCAAGCACTCGAAGATTACCGGCGGTTGGGTTATTCAGATAATTGGATAAACCAACGTCTGAAGTCAATAGAGATACGCAAAGGCCTTACCGACCAATGGAAAAGCCACGAAGTGAAGGAAGGTCAGGAATTTGCTACACTGACAGACATTATTTATAATTCGTGGGTCGGATTGTCAGCCAAAGAATACAAACAGCTAAAAGGATTGAAGAAAGAGAATCTACGCGATAATATGACCAACGAAGAGTTGGTATTGAATATGCTTGCCGAATTGTCAACCACAAGCATCACCAAAGTAAAGAATCCACAAGGCTTAGCGGAAAATTCAAAGTGTGCTGCTGAGGGAGGAAATGTAGCTGCTGTGGCACGTAAGGAATTGGAGTCGAAGACAGGACGTAGTGTGATATCGCCCCTTAGCGCAAAACGTTTTTTTGAGAGTCAACTGCCTAATAAGGATAAAGAAAATGAAGAAGACAATGGAGAATGA
- a CDS encoding DEAD/DEAH box helicase has product MQNNNNFVDIKYAQTGRSANVDALGMREMQAKAYQFRDKRFLLIKAPPASGKSRALMFIALDKLANQGIKKIVVAVPEKSIGRSFRNTNLIKSGFFADWKVAPYFDLCSSGVNENDKAGRFCEFMYGSESKILVCAHATLRNAMKQLDDADWNDCLLAIDEFHHTSADANSGLGDIVRRVMNSSTGHIVAMTGSYFRGDGIPVLRAEDEAKFYPVTYNYYQQLNGYNYLKNLVLGYHFYKGVYLDHLTEVLDTHHKTIIHIPSVNSRASTARGKYSEVAEIMHLIGEEVKHDYNNGIYTLRTKDGRLLKVADLVDDDAKTRDRVYAYLDKIKKADDMDIIIALGTAKEGFDWEWCDTCLTIGVRGSLTEVVQIIGRCTRDSEGKETARFINMIAMPDADQPDVKVAVNDFLKAITASLLMEQVMAPSWHFKTTKEDKTDQDDDTVHTIVVEGLKPLSSVKTKQIVAEQLDDLKASILQDDLVVKAISGSTTAEAITQHLIPKVIREKYPDLTESEVEEVRQRVLLDTIIKGNDIVDEKGNPIDITDIKVNDDEQESEGNRLLKLTNRFINIDKLSINLIDTINPFQRAYQVLSKTVDAPTLKIIQDTIAEQKFDMPIEMAIKLFKGPLRRWMAEHDGQQPSVNDPNPKTCELACALQIIKNLKIRKMMGLDYEPEKEE; this is encoded by the coding sequence ATGCAGAATAATAACAATTTCGTAGATATCAAATATGCTCAGACCGGGCGGTCTGCCAATGTAGATGCTTTAGGTATGCGCGAAATGCAAGCTAAGGCATATCAATTTAGAGATAAACGATTCTTGCTTATAAAAGCTCCTCCGGCAAGTGGAAAGAGTCGCGCATTGATGTTTATTGCACTTGACAAATTAGCTAATCAGGGTATTAAGAAAATTGTTGTGGCTGTACCCGAAAAGAGTATTGGCCGGTCATTCAGAAATACCAATCTGATCAAATCAGGATTCTTCGCCGATTGGAAAGTTGCACCTTATTTTGACTTGTGTTCGTCGGGTGTAAACGAAAATGATAAGGCCGGCAGATTCTGTGAATTCATGTATGGTTCTGAAAGTAAGATTCTGGTTTGTGCTCATGCCACACTCCGCAATGCCATGAAACAGCTTGATGACGCTGACTGGAATGATTGCCTGCTAGCTATTGATGAGTTCCACCATACGAGTGCTGATGCGAATAGTGGATTGGGCGATATTGTGCGCCGTGTGATGAACAGCTCTACAGGACATATTGTAGCTATGACAGGCAGTTACTTTCGTGGAGACGGAATACCTGTATTAAGAGCCGAAGACGAAGCAAAGTTTTATCCCGTCACTTATAACTATTATCAACAGTTGAACGGATACAATTATTTGAAAAATCTTGTACTTGGCTATCATTTTTATAAAGGGGTATATCTCGATCATCTCACAGAAGTGCTGGACACACACCATAAGACCATCATACACATACCTTCTGTTAATAGTAGAGCATCTACGGCAAGAGGCAAGTACTCTGAAGTGGCAGAGATAATGCACCTGATAGGTGAAGAAGTGAAGCACGACTACAATAATGGTATATATACGCTTCGTACAAAGGATGGGCGACTGCTGAAGGTGGCAGACTTGGTGGATGATGATGCCAAAACACGTGATAGAGTTTATGCTTATCTAGATAAGATTAAGAAGGCAGATGATATGGATATCATAATTGCTCTCGGTACTGCCAAAGAAGGTTTCGACTGGGAATGGTGTGACACCTGTCTTACTATTGGTGTAAGAGGTTCACTGACAGAGGTAGTGCAGATTATTGGTAGATGCACTCGCGATAGTGAAGGCAAGGAAACAGCGCGTTTTATCAATATGATAGCCATGCCTGATGCAGATCAGCCTGACGTAAAGGTGGCAGTAAACGATTTTCTGAAGGCCATAACAGCTTCTTTGTTAATGGAGCAGGTTATGGCTCCAAGTTGGCATTTTAAAACTACTAAAGAGGATAAAACAGACCAAGATGACGACACTGTCCATACAATAGTTGTTGAGGGACTTAAACCTCTCTCAAGTGTTAAAACCAAGCAGATAGTAGCAGAACAGCTAGACGACCTAAAAGCTAGCATACTGCAAGATGACTTGGTGGTGAAAGCTATCAGCGGAAGCACTACAGCTGAAGCTATCACACAACATCTGATTCCGAAAGTGATACGTGAAAAATATCCTGACCTGACAGAATCTGAAGTGGAGGAGGTTCGTCAACGTGTACTACTTGATACAATAATAAAGGGTAATGATATTGTGGATGAAAAGGGTAATCCTATAGACATTACTGATATTAAAGTCAATGATGATGAACAGGAGAGCGAAGGAAATCGTCTGCTTAAACTGACCAACCGTTTTATTAATATAGACAAATTAAGTATCAATCTGATAGATACCATCAATCCGTTCCAGCGTGCTTATCAGGTACTGTCGAAAACAGTGGATGCGCCTACACTTAAGATTATTCAAGATACGATTGCTGAACAGAAATTTGATATGCCAATAGAAATGGCTATCAAGCTTTTTAAAGGTCCATTGAGAAGGTGGATGGCAGAGCATGATGGCCAACAGCCTTCGGTTAATGATCCTAATCCGAAAACATGTGAATTAGCTTGTGCGTTGCAAATAATTAAGAATCTCAAAATACGTAAGATGATGGGATTGGATTATGAACCTGAAAAAGAAGAATAA
- a CDS encoding virulence RhuM family protein, with the protein MKKTMENEQNIIFYNTADGKVKVALMAKDGQVWMNQNQMAELFATSVPNINIHINNILKDKELYENSVIKNYLITATDGKKYNVKFYSLDMILAVGFRVRSKRGTQFRIWANQHLKEYMIKGFTMDDERLKNPDGRPDYFDELLERIREIRASEKRFYQKVKDLLKLSSDYDATDKATEMFFAETQNKLLYAVTHQTAAEIIVSRADSSAPNMSLTSWKGKIVRKGDVVIAKNYLNSDEIDSLNRLTVLFLDSAEMRVKERKDLTLDFWRENVNGLLSFQGKDILKSKGSISNAEMEKIAATRFDEFDKRRKIEDAKKADQDDLDELNNLLENIKDHAE; encoded by the coding sequence ATGAAGAAGACAATGGAGAATGAACAAAATATAATATTCTATAACACCGCCGATGGTAAGGTAAAGGTGGCATTGATGGCTAAAGACGGTCAGGTGTGGATGAACCAAAATCAGATGGCTGAACTTTTTGCCACCTCAGTTCCGAACATCAACATCCATATTAATAACATATTGAAAGATAAAGAGTTATATGAAAACTCAGTTATTAAGAATTACTTAATAACTGCCACAGACGGTAAAAAATATAACGTAAAATTCTACTCTCTTGATATGATATTGGCTGTCGGATTCAGAGTAAGAAGTAAGCGAGGTACTCAATTTAGGATTTGGGCAAACCAGCACCTGAAAGAATATATGATTAAAGGATTTACCATGGATGATGAACGACTGAAAAATCCGGATGGTAGACCAGACTACTTTGATGAATTGCTGGAAAGAATCAGAGAAATACGCGCTTCTGAAAAGAGATTCTATCAAAAAGTAAAAGACTTACTGAAACTAAGCAGTGATTATGATGCAACCGACAAAGCTACAGAGATGTTTTTTGCTGAAACTCAAAATAAACTTTTATATGCTGTTACTCACCAAACTGCTGCCGAGATAATAGTTTCGAGAGCTGATTCATCTGCCCCCAACATGTCATTGACATCATGGAAAGGTAAAATAGTGAGAAAGGGAGATGTAGTTATCGCCAAAAACTATTTGAACTCAGATGAGATAGACTCACTGAACAGACTCACTGTGCTATTTTTGGATTCAGCAGAAATGAGGGTGAAAGAGCGTAAAGACCTTACGTTAGATTTCTGGCGGGAAAATGTAAACGGCTTATTATCATTTCAAGGTAAGGATATACTTAAATCGAAAGGGAGTATTTCTAACGCAGAAATGGAAAAGATTGCCGCCACCAGATTTGACGAGTTCGACAAAAGACGGAAAATCGAGGATGCAAAGAAAGCTGATCAAGATGATTTGGATGAACTGAACAATTTACTAGAGAATATAAAGGACCATGCAGAATAA